From one Dama dama isolate Ldn47 chromosome 4, ASM3311817v1, whole genome shotgun sequence genomic stretch:
- the LILRA5 gene encoding leukocyte immunoglobulin-like receptor subfamily A member 5 isoform X2 — translation MAPTLPALLCLGLSVGLRTQVQAETLPKPTIWAEPGSVVPCGSSVTIWCQGPPNAKSFSLNQEGISAPWNTQPLLKPWDKANFSILNIKEQQAGRYHCSYFIGFNWSEPSDPLELLVAGEEPAGPLRDRPSLSAWPGPSVAPGENVTLLCQSGNRTDTFLLSQEGAAHRPLRLRAQDHDGQFRAEFSLSPVSSAHGGTYRCYRALSTDPYLLSQASEPLALLVSDYTVQNLIRMGLAASVLLLLGVLLCQARHDRKEARDAARS, via the exons AtggcccccaccctccccgcccTGCTCTGCCTCG GGCTGAGTGTGGGCCTGAGGACCCAGGTGCAGGCTG AGACCCTCCCCAAACCCACCATCTGGGCTGAGCCGGGCTCTGTGGTCCCCTGCGGGAGCTCTGTGACCATCTGGTGTCAGGGGCCCCCAAATGCCAAAAGCTTCAGTCTGAACCAAGAGGGCATCTCAGCCCCCTGGAACACACAGCCCCTACTCAAGCCCTGGGACAAGGCCAACTTCTCCATCCTGAACATCAAAGAGCAGCAGGCAGGGAGATACCACTGCTCTTACTTCATCGGATTTAACTGGTCAGAGCCCAGCGACCCCCTGGAGCTCCTGGTGGCAGGAGAGGAGCCAGCGG GACCGCTCAGAGACAGACCCTCCCTCTCGGCGTGGCCGGGCCCCTCGGTGGCCCCGGGGGAGAACGTGACCCTGCTGTGTCAGTCGGGAAACAGGACGGACACTTTCCTTCTGTCCCAGGAGGGGGCAGCTCATCGGCCCCTGCGTCTTCGCGCCCAGGACCATGACGGGCAGTTCCGGGCCGAATTCTCCTTGAGTCCTGTGAGCTCGGCCCACGGGGGCACCTACAGGTGCTACCGCGCGCTCAGCACAGACCCCTACCTGCTGTCCCAGGCCAGCGAGCCCCTGGCGCTTCTGGTCTCAG ACTACACGGTGCAGAATCTCATCCGGATGGGCCTCGCGGCCTCAGTCCTGCTGCTCCTCGGGGTCCTGCTCTGCCAGGCTCGGCACGACCGCAAAGAAGCCCGAGACGCGGCCCGGAGCTGA
- the LILRA5 gene encoding leukocyte immunoglobulin-like receptor subfamily A member 5 isoform X1, protein MAPTLPALLCLGLSVGLRTQVQAETLPKPTIWAEPGSVVPCGSSVTIWCQGPPNAKSFSLNQEGISAPWNTQPLLKPWDKANFSILNIKEQQAGRYHCSYFIGFNWSEPSDPLELLVAGEEPAGQSGTRLCTDPTGPLRDRPSLSAWPGPSVAPGENVTLLCQSGNRTDTFLLSQEGAAHRPLRLRAQDHDGQFRAEFSLSPVSSAHGGTYRCYRALSTDPYLLSQASEPLALLVSDYTVQNLIRMGLAASVLLLLGVLLCQARHDRKEARDAARS, encoded by the exons AtggcccccaccctccccgcccTGCTCTGCCTCG GGCTGAGTGTGGGCCTGAGGACCCAGGTGCAGGCTG AGACCCTCCCCAAACCCACCATCTGGGCTGAGCCGGGCTCTGTGGTCCCCTGCGGGAGCTCTGTGACCATCTGGTGTCAGGGGCCCCCAAATGCCAAAAGCTTCAGTCTGAACCAAGAGGGCATCTCAGCCCCCTGGAACACACAGCCCCTACTCAAGCCCTGGGACAAGGCCAACTTCTCCATCCTGAACATCAAAGAGCAGCAGGCAGGGAGATACCACTGCTCTTACTTCATCGGATTTAACTGGTCAGAGCCCAGCGACCCCCTGGAGCTCCTGGTGGCAGGAGAGGAGCCAGCGGGTCAGTCAGGGACCAGACTCTGCACAGACCCCACCG GACCGCTCAGAGACAGACCCTCCCTCTCGGCGTGGCCGGGCCCCTCGGTGGCCCCGGGGGAGAACGTGACCCTGCTGTGTCAGTCGGGAAACAGGACGGACACTTTCCTTCTGTCCCAGGAGGGGGCAGCTCATCGGCCCCTGCGTCTTCGCGCCCAGGACCATGACGGGCAGTTCCGGGCCGAATTCTCCTTGAGTCCTGTGAGCTCGGCCCACGGGGGCACCTACAGGTGCTACCGCGCGCTCAGCACAGACCCCTACCTGCTGTCCCAGGCCAGCGAGCCCCTGGCGCTTCTGGTCTCAG ACTACACGGTGCAGAATCTCATCCGGATGGGCCTCGCGGCCTCAGTCCTGCTGCTCCTCGGGGTCCTGCTCTGCCAGGCTCGGCACGACCGCAAAGAAGCCCGAGACGCGGCCCGGAGCTGA